One genomic region from Streptomyces venezuelae encodes:
- a CDS encoding ester cyclase: MTFVQIIDCKTSRVDDLNRLMDQWVEQTEGKRTATHSIVGKDRSDGSHIVEIVEFPSYDVAMRNSQLPETDRIFREMVALCDEMPTFTDLDVVRDEALYKNNARRLMEQLAQEQELALLDEVLAEGYHDHDPTNEQDVIGMDAVRREVEMWRGGFDFAFTVDDQIAEGDRVCTRWTWRGTHTGDFMGLQPTGMDVSMTGTVIHRFRDDGKIVEGWWQYDLLGLMGQLGAVEG; the protein is encoded by the coding sequence TCGTACAGATAATCGACTGCAAGACGAGTCGGGTGGACGATCTGAACCGGCTCATGGACCAGTGGGTCGAGCAGACCGAGGGCAAACGGACGGCGACCCACAGCATCGTCGGCAAGGATCGTTCCGACGGCTCCCACATCGTGGAGATCGTCGAGTTCCCCTCGTACGACGTGGCCATGCGCAACTCGCAGCTTCCCGAGACCGACCGGATCTTCCGGGAGATGGTCGCGCTCTGTGACGAGATGCCGACCTTCACCGACCTGGACGTGGTCAGGGACGAGGCGCTCTACAAGAACAACGCCCGGCGGCTCATGGAACAGCTCGCCCAGGAGCAGGAGCTCGCACTGCTCGACGAGGTGCTGGCCGAGGGCTACCACGACCACGATCCGACCAACGAGCAGGACGTCATCGGCATGGACGCCGTCCGGCGCGAGGTGGAGATGTGGCGGGGCGGCTTCGACTTCGCTTTCACCGTCGACGACCAGATCGCCGAGGGTGACCGGGTCTGCACCCGCTGGACGTGGCGGGGCACCCACACCGGCGACTTCATGGGGCTTCAGCCGACCGGCATGGACGTGAGCATGACCGGCACCGTCATCCACCGCTTCCGGGACGACGGGAAGATCGTCGAGGGCTGGTGGCAGTACGACCTGCTCGGGCTCATGGGGCAGCTCGGCGCCGTGGAGGGGTGA